The region GATTTTGTCTGACTTAGCTTGCGAATTGCTGTTTGAATTTTGACTTCACTAAAGCAATCAACAGCAGAACTAGCTTCGTCAAGGAGAATAATTTTACTCTCGCGCAAGAATAATCTTGCTAATGAAAGAAGCTGCATCTGGCTATAAGAAAGCATCAGCGCGCCTGGGCCAATTAAAGTATCTAGCTGTTTAGGCAGACGCTTGATGAATTTCTCTAACTGAGCAGCTTTGCAAGCCTGCCAAAGTTCAGCTTCACTTGCTTTTTCATTGGCAAAGTAGAGATTTTCTCTGATTGTGCCATAGAAAATCCAGCTATCTTGTAAGACCAAGGCGAAATTTTGTCGCCAAATTGGCTTAGAATAGCACTTAGCATTCAGCTGATTCAAGCTGATTTTGCCAGATTGTGGCTCATAAAATTGCATGAGCAAATTGATAATTGTACTTTTACCAGAGCCAGAAGGACCTACGATAGCCAAAGTTTGGCCTTTTTCTAAGCTGAAAGAAACATCATGCAGAATCTCTTTGCCCAGTTTATATGAAAAGTTAATATGCTCAGCTTTTAATTCACCGTTTGGAGTTTTGCTTGTAAGCTCCTTAATGTCTGAAACTATGTTGTCTGAGTGAGCGCTATCTGCATTATTCATATTACTAGCATTATCTACAGTATCAGCGTTAGCAATGTTGTCTACGTTGAAGCTGCTTTCAGATTCACTTAGCGTGCTATGAAGATGCTCATTTAGTTCAGACACAGCTACTTTTGCTTTTTCTAATTCAGCCAGCACACCATTTAAGTCACTAAAGGGCTTGCTAAATTCATTTGTATAGGTCAAGAAAGCTGTCAAGCTAGCTAAGTTAACTTGCCCCATCTGGAGAAAGATTAGGCCAAAGAGGGCAACTAAAATATAGATGACGTTATTCAAAATACGGTTGAGGGGATTTGCGAGGGAGGAATAAAAGATAGCTTCTTGCCAAAAGTTTTTCACCTCATGATTATGCTTATTAAAAGCTTCGACAGCATACACTTGATTGCCTTGTTGCTTAATGCGCATGATGGACTTAGCTGATTCAGAGACTTGACTTGTCTGCTTAGCTTGCGCAGCTTGGGCCAGACTAAAATAACGATGTGTATTTTGGCTGATAAAGCGGGTGACTAGGAAAGCCAAAGGGCTTAGGCAGACAATGATTAAAGTCAAATAAATATTCAGCTTGAGCATGATGGCAAAACTGAAAATCAGGCTAAAGAGGGCGGTAAAAAATTGTTTGTAATACATTTCAATGCCTTGGGCAAGATAGTCTAAATCTAGTAGGAGAATATTGTTTAACTCGCCGCTTGTCAGGCCGTTAGCCTGCGCATATTGCTGATAATTAAAGAGATTAAAGAGGTTTTGACGTAGTTGGCAGATAGCGCTGATGCTGAATTTGTAAATTAAGAGCTCCAAGCAAACACTTGTCACACTGTGAACAAAGATTAGGCCAGTGAACATCAGAGCTAATTCAGAAAAATTGTGAGCGCCAGTTTCAACAGCTAATTCTTTAATTAATTGTCCGACCATAAAAGGCATGAAAGCGAGGCTGACGCCATTTAGGAGGCAGCAAGCTAGGGTAGCTAAATGATAGAGCTTATAGTTAACCAGTTTAATGTCGCTTTCAATTTGGCTGCTCTGCTCTAGCTTAGTTTGACTTAATGTGAGTAGAGCGATGAGATCGTGACTAGAAAAATTCATAAGTTTACGCATGCTTGAGCTCCTTTGTCATTAGGAAATTCTAATTTGTATAGTTCTTGATAATAAGGATTTGACTTAAGTAAGTCTTGGTGCTTGCCTTCAGCAATAATCCTTTGATCCTGCAGGATAGAGATACATTCGCTGTTGATCAAGGTCGCTAGGCGTTGGGAGAGGCAGATGACCAAGCAATCTTGGCTGATTTTTTGGACATTGCGTAGTAATTTAAGCGCCGTACTCAGATCCAAGGCTTGCAAAAAGTCATCCAGAATCAGAATATCAGGCTGCCTAAACAAGGCAATGGCCAAGGCTAAGCGGGCTAATTGCCCACCTGAGAAGTTGTTCGATTGCTCATTAACGAGACAATCAAGGCCACCTTTGGCTTTGACAAAGTCTATAGCCTCTGTTAGCTCCAAAGCATGCCAGATTGCTTCTGTGTTTTTAGCACTGTTTAAGTTTGCATCGGACATGGAGCCATAACGGAAATTACTTCGCAGTGTTCCTGCTAACAGTTTAGGTGCCTGTTCAACATAGGCAACATGTTCATTAAGAAAAGCAGCTTTTTCATTAGCATCCTTGAATTTAAGTAGCTTGCCATTTGTCTTAATTTCAACATTATCACTTTTATATAAGCCAGCTAAAATTCTAGCCAATGTGCTTTTGCCGCTTGCTTGTAAGCCAAAAATTCCGTAAATACAGCCACTATGCATTTCTGGCAAATTCAGATTTTCCAAAACAGGCAAATTATCCTTGGTATAAGTGAAAGTTAAGTTCTTGACTATAAGTGAATAGCTTTTTGCTGGGATTGGTTTAATTGTGGACTTGGGGTTGTTTACATTAATTACATTGCTTGCATTAAGATCTAGCTTAGCTTCGGCCTTCAGCTTGAAAAAAGTTTGAATTAACTGATAGCTACCGATGGCCTTACTTAGCGTAACTAGCAAATTAGCGAATTTAATTGTTTCAATCAGGCTTTTACTAAAATAACTATAAATGGCAATCAAGGTTGCGGCATTTAGGCGCAAGCTGAAGGGCAAGCTGTAATAAGAAAAGAGACAATAGAGCAAGGCAAAGTTAATTAATGCTTGGCTTAATGGGGCGATATAGGCATTTAAGAGTGAGAATTGACGCTTAAAATAAGCTTCTTCTCGGTTCGTTTTAGCAAATTTGTTGATGATTTTACTTTCGGCATTGAAAGCGCGAATGCAGCTTAAACCGCTTTTTGACTCGGCAATTTGACGAAAAATCTGCTTCGTTTTGCTTTGCATTTCTTTGTAAGCACTCAAGCTTTTTCTTAAAAAATAGCTGATCATGAGGCTGATAACTAAAATAGCAATAGCCAAAATTAAGGCCGCTTTAGGCTGAATGATGAAGGTCATGATTAGAGAGCCGATAATAATGAAAGGCGAACGAATGAGTAAGCGGAGGCCTAAGTTGAGGCCATTTTGAATAGCTAAGCAATCACTGACAATTCTTGTGTTTAGATAATCTTGTCCCAAACTCGTTTGACTCAAACTATCAAGCTCCATGTAGTGCTTGTAAATTTTGCTTCGCAATTTAGCCGTATAATCCGTAGCTGCTTTGCTTGCAAAATATTGAGCAGCAATTGCGAGAATACCAGTTAATAGAGAGAGAAGAATAATTAGCTGGAATTTTGAATTTCTTAAAAGGAGCTTAATTGTCTCTATGTAACTGACGCTTTCACTTTGTTTACTAGACATCAGGGTGATCAGGCTGATCATGAGGTAGGGGATTAAAAGTTCAAAGATTGTTTCACCTAACTTGCAGAGTGGGCCAAATACGATGGACCATTTCTGTATAATCGAGGCATTCTCTGTTTTGTCGTTTTCCATAGTCGCTCCTAAATTATTAAATAAATATAACTATAACGCTACTTGCCATCTGCATTACTTTCAATGCTAATTATAAACAATTTGTTATAAGCTGCCTGCAAGCATAACAATATTTTGCTATTACCTATAAAATATAGACAAGTCCTAAGGAAAGAGGTAAGAAGATGGATAAGAAGTTACAAGAAATGTTGAATGTTTACTGTGCTAATTTCGGTTTGGGTTATATCAAGGTTTGTAACCTACACTGGAATGTTAAAGGTAAAGGCTTCATTACAGCCCACAAGTACTTAGAGTCAGAATACGAGAATTGGGCAGAATATTTGGACGAAGTAGCAGAACATTTGCGCATCAATGGCGTTTGCCCACCTGCAACATTGAAAGCTTATCTTGAATTAGCTACACTCAAAGAGAAAGTTTCTGAAGAAGTAGAATGCATGGATGCTTACCAAATTTGGTATAAGGACATGGAGACACAATGTGCTTTAGCTAAAGAGATCAGAGCTTATGCTGATGAAATTGGTGCAGTTGATACAGCTAATATGTTGGACGACCAAATTGCTGATTTCAACAAGGCTTTGTGGATGTTGAAGATGCAAATTAGCGATTAAACTATAATAAGTAAGTTTAATTTGAAAGTGAACACCATCAGTTGAATAGCTGGTGGTGTTTCGTGTTATTATTGGAATGCATAAAGTAAATTAGGAGTAGACGAAGATGCTGAGTTATAGAGATAGAAAATTTGGTAAATTTACTTATTTTAAGCAAGCTCTGAGCCTAGTCTTAACAAGCTTGATTCTAGTTGGCTGTCATAGGGTAGATGTGCCAACGATTGGTGATAGTGCCAAACGTAAGGCCAAACAGCAAGTGGTTGATGTGAACAAAGTTGAACAGGAGAAAGTCCCAGTCGATGTTCGATTTAGCCCAAGAGAGGTGACGAAGAATAATGTGCAGACTGAGGCTAAAGGCGCATGGGAAGTGTGGCCCAAAGCTATTTCCGTGCCGCTCAAAATTGATGTTGATATGGCAGCGTTTAATCAGCGGACTTTCAAGAACAAACCTTTGTCAGATGCCGTAATTTTCATCGATCCTAGCCATGGTAGCAGCCTTGATTTGGGCTCAACGGGCGAAGTTAAAGGTAGAACTGTTTCAGAAGCTGAAATTACTATCTCTCTAGCTAATAAGTTAAAAGTTGTGCTTGAAAATCTGGGCGCCAAAGTAATTCTTTTAAGAGAAAATGATGATTGGCGTTCTTTGCATTATCGTATTGCTAAAGTGGGCGCTTGGACGGTTGATTACGTTAAACCACAGATTGAAAAGTCGCAGACTGATAGCAAGTGGCTAGATGAAATTGCTGATGGTATGAAAGACATCATGGAGCGCAATAACGACCGCCAAGATTTGCCCAAAGAAAGCTCTGGCTTAGGTGTAGCCTGGGGCTATGGTGTCAGCGCTACGATGCGCCAATTGTTTGATTTAGAGAGCCAGATTCGTCAAGTGATTGTTTTATCTCTAAATATGAGTGCAACAAGTCAGCTTGAGAATCAGATAAAGGGCTTTTTGGCATACTATTTGAATTCTGATTTTATCTTTGAAAATGAATTACAAAACATGAACGGCCAACCAGATACCAACGGTAGCTTTGCTTTTGCTTCAAATGAACGAGCTAACCCAGCTTATACTTACAAGAATGATGCTGAGCGTGAGCGCCTAGCTAAGAGTATTTATGATGCAGTAGTTGGCAAAATCACGCATTTTGCGAGAAATGCAGAAACTGGTAAGCAAGTTGGCCCAGCTAATTTCACAATTTTGCGTGAGACAGGTTATGCTTCAGCGGCTTTACAGTGCGGCTTTATCAGCGATGAGGGCGATTTGAGTTGGATTTTGGATGAAGATAATCAAAACAATTTAGCGCAGGCAATCGGTAAAGGCATTTATAACTATTATTGCACGGCTAATTGGCCTTTAATTGACGGCTTAAGTCATTCCAATGATAAGAATTGGAAATCAGCTAGCGATGCTTACCGTGAGAAAAAATCAGGGGTTCAAAATCAAGCTCCAGTCAAAGCCAGTGAAGCTATGTCTACAAGTAGTGAAAGTGAGCCAACTTCGACAGAAAAATCTGCCTAATTTTGGCCAAGATCACAATTTATTTAGTTTTTCTTTGCTATAATGAAGGCAAATTTTAGAGACACAAGTGTTTTCAGGGAATGGTGAAAATCCTTACCGGTGGTGATAGTCCACGAGTTAGCTTAATTGCTTACAGATTCGGTGCAATTCCGAAACCGACAGTAAAGTCTGGATGGGAGAAAACGTTTAACTGCAATTTTGTTGCTTAGACTACTTTGAAACACCAAGTTGTCGAGAGGAGTAGTTTATGCAGAGAAATTGTCAATGCCAGTCCAAGCAGGCTGTCAACAATTTAGCTTTAACCAGTTTGTTCGTCGCTATTGCTTATATAGCCGTCTTTTTGTTCGAAATTCCCTTGCTACCAGGGGCAGATTTCCTAAAGTATGATGCTAAGGACGTATTCTATATCTTAGCAGCCTGTTTGCTAAATCCCATGTATAGCTTGCTCATGTGTTTTGCCGTTCCATTTCTGCAGTTGATTACAATTAGTAAGAGCGGAATTATCGGCTTTATCATGAACTTCTTAGGCTGTGTCAGTTTTGTTATGCCAGTTGCGATAGCTGTCAACAAAAAGCGCAACTTAAAGCAGCTTATTATCGGCCTTGTCATCGGTATTATCAGCCTGAATATTACCATGCAATTATGGAACTATATTTTTACACCTCTATTCATGCCAGCTATGACACGCACTAAGATGATTCCATTCATGTTGAGGTTTGTTCTACCATTTAATCTTTTGAAGGGGACGATCAATTCGATTTTGGCCCTGAGCTTGTATTTGACGATGTGGCCAATTTTACAAAAGAGTGGTTTAACGCACAATTTTACAGTGCTTGAGTCAGATACAAGTTCACGTAAATTAGCCATCAGCTTGATATTGCTTTTCTTAGCTTTGACAGCTATCTTGTTATTGCTGGAGCAGTATAAGCTAATTTAAGTTAGTATTGCTTGTTTAGCCACTCATGTATTCGTTTGCCCGCTTAAGAAATTAGCGGGCGTCCTTTTGCAATTTTTGCCTCTGCTTTGTAGGCGTTTTTGGGCTTTGTTTCGCAAGATTTTCAGTTGATGAACGTAATGCATGTTGTCTACTGGCCAATTTGTGCAAAATAGTACAAAGTGGTCACTAAGCTATGGAAAAAGCTATGAGGAAACAGCAGTAGGCTGCATTGATTGCAAAGCACAATATTATGATTTTTTGTCTTTGTTTTGCGTGCGTTCTGTGTGTTAGGGTTACTGGTGCTTTACGTGATACATGCTATCTACTGGCCAATTTGTGCAAAATAGCATAAAATGGTCAGTAAGCTACAAGCTGTAAGCGAGAAGAGGTAGATTAAGATGTTTGGTCGTGAAATAAAGCGAGATTATTATGTTAAAAGATTGATTTCGGCACAAGGTAATGGTCTTATCAAAGTTATATCTGGTATGCGTCGCTCAGGTAAAACTTATATTCTTATGAAACTTTTCTATGACCATTTAATTGAAGATGGAGTTAAAGCAGATCATATTATGCGAATTTCGCTTGATGACAGAAGATATAAGGAATTACGTAATCCCGATAAAATGCTTGACTATATTGATGCCTGTATCAAAGATAGGCAAATTTACTATGTATTTATCGATGAAGTTCAGATGATGGAAGACTTTGTTGGAGTACTTAATAGCTTTTTGCACATGCACAATTTAGACGTCTATGTAAGTGGTAGTAATTCAAAATTCCTTTCATCAGATATTGTGACGGAATTTCGTGGAAGAAGTGATCAGATTCGCGTTTATCCTCTGTCTTTTTCTGAATTTATGTCAGTTTATACTAAAGATAAACGAGATGCTTGGGAAGAGTATTGGCGTTTTGGTGGCCTTCCGCAAGTTGTTTTGTTAGATGATGAGGAACAAAAACGTAACTTTTTGCAATCAGTATTTGAAAACACGTATAAAAGAGATATTATTGAACGCCATAATATTAGAAAAAAGAGTGAGTTAAGCGATTTAACAAGGGTGCTAGCTTCTTCAATTGGCGCTCTAACTAGTACTAGAAATTTGGTCGAAACTTTTGCCTCTGTTGCTCATGTTTCTATTTCTAAGACAACTCTTGAAAATTATATTTCGTATCTTGAGGATGCCTTTCTTTTGGAACAGACGCTTCGCTATGACATTAAAGGTAGAAAGTATATAGCTAGTCCAAGCAAATATTATTTTACCGACATAGGTATAAGAAATGCGGTGCTTGGTTTTAGACAAATGGAAGAAAGCCATATCATGGAAAATATTATCTACAACGAATTAAAGCGTTTAAGGTATCAAGTTGATGTCGGCCGAGTGCAAATTCAGGACAAAGACAAAAATGGTAATTATATGCGCAAACAAACAGAAGTTGATTTTGTTGTGAACAAGGCTGACCAAAGGTTCTACATTCAGTCTGCGCTTGCTTTGCCAACTAGAGAGGAAACGCTGCAAGAAGAAAAGTCGTTATTAAATATTAATGATGCCTTTCGTAAAATAATTTTAGTTGGCGGAACTGTTAGACCTTGGTATACCGAAGAAGGCATTCTGGTTGTGGGGTTACTTGATTTCCTGATTAATCTTGAACTTATTTACCATTAATGTGCTTAAAAAAGTGCAATACTTATGATTTTTGCGTTTTCTAGGCTCATTTAGCGTGATATATCGTCTACTGGCCAATTTGTGCAAAATAGTACAAAGTGGTCACTAAGCTATGGAAAAAAGCTATGAGGAAACAGCAGTAGGCTGCATTGATTGCAAAGTTAATAATTTGTTTTCCTATTACGATCAAGTAATTTGTAGAATATAGACAACAGCACTCCCCGCACATTGCAGATTTTGTGATGTGACCCAGGGGAGGCATTTTTTATGATCCGAAAATTTGCTAAATATAGGGATTTTCTGCTATAATTGGTGAGTTATTTCAAGGTGGTCCGCTGCGGTGCGTGCAAGAACACCTGGTGTTTATTTAAGGAGGTACGCATGAGAGATTTAGTTAAGGCAGTTGAGCAAAGTCAACTCAGAACTGATTTGCCAAAGCTCGAAGTTGGTGATTATATTAAGATGCATCTTCGCATCACAGAAGGTCAACGTGAGCGTATTCAGATTTTTGAAGGTACAGTCATTGCATTGTCAGGTAAAGGCTTGAGTGAGACAGTGACAGTCCGTCGTTTATCATTTGGTATCGGTGTTGAGCGTGTAGTGCCAGTTCATAGCCCATCAATAGCTAAGATTGAGCTCGTACACAAGGGCGTTGTACGTCGTGCTAAATTGTATTACTTACGTAATCGTTCAGGTAAAGCTGCTCGCGTTAGAGAGCGCTTGGCTAATAAGAAGTGAAGCTTATTTGAACAAGACGTTAGAGCAGAGCATTAGCTCTGCTTTTTTGTATCTTGCATTAGAAAGGTATAAGAGATGGAGCAGATTGCGCAATGGTTTCCTGGCCATATGGCTAAGACATTTAGAAATTTAAATAGCCAGATAAAATTAGTCGATGTAGTGTTAGAAATGGTGGATGCCAGACTACCATACAGTAGTAGAAATCCTGAACTTAGGCGCTATACGCATAACAAAGTGCATCTCATTCTGATGAATAAAGCAGACTTAGCTGATGCTAAGGTCAATCAGGCTTGGCTTAATTATTTTCAAGCTAACAATTTGCCTACATTCTTATACAACAGTAAACAACGGCAACAATTGCCTAAATTGTTGCAATTCATTTATACACAGGCAGGGGCCTTACTTGAACGGAACGAGCAACGCGGCCTAGACCAAAAAGATTTGAAGGTGATGGTTGTAGGCGTGCCTAATTCTGGTAAATCGACCTTTATCAACAATTTGGTTGGACGCAAAAGCAACGATACAGGCAACCGCCCTGGGGTGACTAGACAGAGTAAGTGGATCAAGAGTGAAGTTGATAACTTAGCTTTCTTAGATACACCGGGTTTGTTGTGGCCCAAAATTGAGCGCGTAGAAGCGCAACTTTATCTAGCTTTGGTAGCCTCTATTCCTGAAACTATTTTAGATAAAGAGAATTTAACATACAAAGGTTTTGCACATCTGTGGCAATATTATCCAGAACTCTTAGCCAAACGCTACAAATTAGATAGTCAGTCTGAGTTTTCAGTTGAATTGTTTGATGAAGCAGTTAGAAATCAAGGCTGTATACGTGCCAAAGGTAAGTTAGACTATGAGCGTTTTGCCAAAGCTTTTTTGAATGATTTAAGAAATGGCACGTTAGGTGCTATCAGCTTAGAGCGCCCAACGGATTATGTGAATGAAAATGAGGCATGTGAATGACAGACAAGCAGCCTGTTTATGATTTAGAAGCTTATTTAGACAGCAAGCCCGAAAAAGCTGAGCCTGTGGCTACAAGTAACTTGGATTATAGCAAATTAGCAAGTGGCCTTGAATTCATGCAGTTAGCTTATCCGGATAAGTCGCAATTTGAACAAAAATTGTATCAACAAGGTGCAAGATATATTGCTGGCGTAGATGAAGTTGGCAGAGGCTGTTTAGCAGGTCCTTTGGTGGCAGCTTGCGTGATTTTGCCGGCTGATTTTCGCTGCCCTTTACATTTGAACGATTCAAAGAGATTATCAGCCAAGCAACGAGAGAATTTAGCTAAGCAAATTCAAGACGTAGCACTAGCTTATGCTATTGAAGAAGCGTCAGTTGAAGAGATAGCTGAGTATAATATCT is a window of Amygdalobacter nucleatus DNA encoding:
- a CDS encoding ECF transporter S component, whose protein sequence is MQRNCQCQSKQAVNNLALTSLFVAIAYIAVFLFEIPLLPGADFLKYDAKDVFYILAACLLNPMYSLLMCFAVPFLQLITISKSGIIGFIMNFLGCVSFVMPVAIAVNKKRNLKQLIIGLVIGIISLNITMQLWNYIFTPLFMPAMTRTKMIPFMLRFVLPFNLLKGTINSILALSLYLTMWPILQKSGLTHNFTVLESDTSSRKLAISLILLFLALTAILLLLEQYKLI
- a CDS encoding ribonuclease HII, which translates into the protein MTDKQPVYDLEAYLDSKPEKAEPVATSNLDYSKLASGLEFMQLAYPDKSQFEQKLYQQGARYIAGVDEVGRGCLAGPLVAACVILPADFRCPLHLNDSKRLSAKQRENLAKQIQDVALAYAIEEASVEEIAEYNILEADKRAMLRALGKLKLKADSLLVDYIDLAYPTKYGCIHPAKGDSLSYSIAAASIIAKVYRDKLMTKLALDYPMYAWDKNKGYGTKEHYQALDTYGSCKWHRALFLRKWQAEKLAK
- a CDS encoding Dps family protein translates to MDKKLQEMLNVYCANFGLGYIKVCNLHWNVKGKGFITAHKYLESEYENWAEYLDEVAEHLRINGVCPPATLKAYLELATLKEKVSEEVECMDAYQIWYKDMETQCALAKEIRAYADEIGAVDTANMLDDQIADFNKALWMLKMQISD
- a CDS encoding ABC transporter ATP-binding protein yields the protein MRKLMNFSSHDLIALLTLSQTKLEQSSQIESDIKLVNYKLYHLATLACCLLNGVSLAFMPFMVGQLIKELAVETGAHNFSELALMFTGLIFVHSVTSVCLELLIYKFSISAICQLRQNLFNLFNYQQYAQANGLTSGELNNILLLDLDYLAQGIEMYYKQFFTALFSLIFSFAIMLKLNIYLTLIIVCLSPLAFLVTRFISQNTHRYFSLAQAAQAKQTSQVSESAKSIMRIKQQGNQVYAVEAFNKHNHEVKNFWQEAIFYSSLANPLNRILNNVIYILVALFGLIFLQMGQVNLASLTAFLTYTNEFSKPFSDLNGVLAELEKAKVAVSELNEHLHSTLSESESSFNVDNIANADTVDNASNMNNADSAHSDNIVSDIKELTSKTPNGELKAEHINFSYKLGKEILHDVSFSLEKGQTLAIVGPSGSGKSTIINLLMQFYEPQSGKISLNQLNAKCYSKPIWRQNFALVLQDSWIFYGTIRENLYFANEKASEAELWQACKAAQLEKFIKRLPKQLDTLIGPGALMLSYSQMQLLSLARLFLRESKIILLDEASSAVDCFSEVKIQTAIRKLSQTKSLLVVAHRLVSIANANLILVVKDGAIQERGNHMELLNKNGLYAKLWQAQYPLAKTNCN
- the ylqF gene encoding ribosome biogenesis GTPase YlqF, with amino-acid sequence MEQIAQWFPGHMAKTFRNLNSQIKLVDVVLEMVDARLPYSSRNPELRRYTHNKVHLILMNKADLADAKVNQAWLNYFQANNLPTFLYNSKQRQQLPKLLQFIYTQAGALLERNEQRGLDQKDLKVMVVGVPNSGKSTFINNLVGRKSNDTGNRPGVTRQSKWIKSEVDNLAFLDTPGLLWPKIERVEAQLYLALVASIPETILDKENLTYKGFAHLWQYYPELLAKRYKLDSQSEFSVELFDEAVRNQGCIRAKGKLDYERFAKAFLNDLRNGTLGAISLERPTDYVNENEACE
- a CDS encoding ABC transporter transmembrane domain-containing protein, which produces MENDKTENASIIQKWSIVFGPLCKLGETIFELLIPYLMISLITLMSSKQSESVSYIETIKLLLRNSKFQLIILLSLLTGILAIAAQYFASKAATDYTAKLRSKIYKHYMELDSLSQTSLGQDYLNTRIVSDCLAIQNGLNLGLRLLIRSPFIIIGSLIMTFIIQPKAALILAIAILVISLMISYFLRKSLSAYKEMQSKTKQIFRQIAESKSGLSCIRAFNAESKIINKFAKTNREEAYFKRQFSLLNAYIAPLSQALINFALLYCLFSYYSLPFSLRLNAATLIAIYSYFSKSLIETIKFANLLVTLSKAIGSYQLIQTFFKLKAEAKLDLNASNVINVNNPKSTIKPIPAKSYSLIVKNLTFTYTKDNLPVLENLNLPEMHSGCIYGIFGLQASGKSTLARILAGLYKSDNVEIKTNGKLLKFKDANEKAAFLNEHVAYVEQAPKLLAGTLRSNFRYGSMSDANLNSAKNTEAIWHALELTEAIDFVKAKGGLDCLVNEQSNNFSGGQLARLALAIALFRQPDILILDDFLQALDLSTALKLLRNVQKISQDCLVICLSQRLATLINSECISILQDQRIIAEGKHQDLLKSNPYYQELYKLEFPNDKGAQACVNL
- a CDS encoding N-acetylmuramoyl-L-alanine amidase family protein is translated as MLSYRDRKFGKFTYFKQALSLVLTSLILVGCHRVDVPTIGDSAKRKAKQQVVDVNKVEQEKVPVDVRFSPREVTKNNVQTEAKGAWEVWPKAISVPLKIDVDMAAFNQRTFKNKPLSDAVIFIDPSHGSSLDLGSTGEVKGRTVSEAEITISLANKLKVVLENLGAKVILLRENDDWRSLHYRIAKVGAWTVDYVKPQIEKSQTDSKWLDEIADGMKDIMERNNDRQDLPKESSGLGVAWGYGVSATMRQLFDLESQIRQVIVLSLNMSATSQLENQIKGFLAYYLNSDFIFENELQNMNGQPDTNGSFAFASNERANPAYTYKNDAERERLAKSIYDAVVGKITHFARNAETGKQVGPANFTILRETGYASAALQCGFISDEGDLSWILDEDNQNNLAQAIGKGIYNYYCTANWPLIDGLSHSNDKNWKSASDAYREKKSGVQNQAPVKASEAMSTSSESEPTSTEKSA
- a CDS encoding ATP-binding protein — its product is MFGREIKRDYYVKRLISAQGNGLIKVISGMRRSGKTYILMKLFYDHLIEDGVKADHIMRISLDDRRYKELRNPDKMLDYIDACIKDRQIYYVFIDEVQMMEDFVGVLNSFLHMHNLDVYVSGSNSKFLSSDIVTEFRGRSDQIRVYPLSFSEFMSVYTKDKRDAWEEYWRFGGLPQVVLLDDEEQKRNFLQSVFENTYKRDIIERHNIRKKSELSDLTRVLASSIGALTSTRNLVETFASVAHVSISKTTLENYISYLEDAFLLEQTLRYDIKGRKYIASPSKYYFTDIGIRNAVLGFRQMEESHIMENIIYNELKRLRYQVDVGRVQIQDKDKNGNYMRKQTEVDFVVNKADQRFYIQSALALPTREETLQEEKSLLNINDAFRKIILVGGTVRPWYTEEGILVVGLLDFLINLELIYH
- the rplS gene encoding 50S ribosomal protein L19; this translates as MRDLVKAVEQSQLRTDLPKLEVGDYIKMHLRITEGQRERIQIFEGTVIALSGKGLSETVTVRRLSFGIGVERVVPVHSPSIAKIELVHKGVVRRAKLYYLRNRSGKAARVRERLANKK